One Dunckerocampus dactyliophorus isolate RoL2022-P2 chromosome 18, RoL_Ddac_1.1, whole genome shotgun sequence genomic region harbors:
- the LOC129170983 gene encoding somatostatin receptor type 2-like yields MDSWIFPSSPLNISHGPMYDSSVSVNESDPQRNDTDRSFNRTNTVVITCTYFLVCAMGLCGNALVIYVILRYAKMKTVTNIYILNLAVADVLFMLGLPFIAIQLALVHWPFGPALCRVVMTVDSLNQFTSIFCLMVMSIDRYLAVVHPIRSTEWRKPRTAKTINLAVWGVSLLVNLPIVIYSGVITKHDGCFCTIVWPEPQEAYYTAFMFYTFILGFFLPLLVICLCYLLIIIKVKSSGIRVSSSSKRRRSERKVTRMVSIVVAVFVFCWLPFYVFNVTSVTGTISTTPVLRSTFAFVVVLGYANSCANPVLYAFLSENFKKSFQNVLCLKKVGGLDKAERSDSRQDKSRVMADPTETQSTLLNGDLQTSI; encoded by the coding sequence ATGGACTCCTGGATCTTCCCGTCATCCCCTCTGAACATTTCGCACGGGCCCATGTACGACAGCTCGGTGTCGGTCAACGAGTCGGACCCGCAGAGGAACGACACGGACCGGAGCTTCAACAGAACCAACACGGTGGTCATCACCTGCACGTACTTCCTGGTGTGCGCCATGGGTCTGTGCGGTAACGCCCTGGTCATCTACGTCATCCTGCGCTACGCCAAGATGAAGACAGTCACCAACATCTACATCCTCAACCTGGCGGTGGCCGACGTGCTCTTCATGCTGGGCCTGCCCTTCATCGCCATCCAGTTGGCGCTGGTCCACTGGCCATTCGGTCCGGCGCTGTGCAGGGTGGTGATGACCGTGGACTCGCTCAACCAGTTCACCTCCATCTTCTGCCTGATGGTGATGAGCATTGACCGCTACCTGGCCGTGGTGCACCCCATCCGCTCCACCGAGTGGCGTAAGCCCCGCACGGCTAAGACCATCAACCTGGCGGTGTGGGGTGTGTCCCTGCTGGTCAACCTGCCCATCGTCATCTACAGCGGCGTCATCACCAAACACGACGGCTGCTTCTGCACCATCGTGTGGCCCGAGCCTCAGGAGGCCTACTACACGGCCTTCATGTTCTACACCTTCATCCTGGGCTTCTTCCTGCCCCTGCTGGTCATCTGCCTCTGCtacctcctcatcatcatcaaggTCAAGTCGTCGGGGATCCGCGTCAGCTCCTCCTCCAAAAGGCGGCGCTCGGAGCGGAAGGTCACCCGCATGGTGTCCATCGTGGTGGCCGTGTTCGTCTTCTGCTGGCTGCCCTTCTATGTCTTCAACGTGACCTCGGTGACGGGCACCATCAGCACCACCCCCGTGCTGCGAAGCACCTTCGCCTTCGTGGTGGTCCTGGGCTACGCCAACAGCTGCGCCAACCCCGTCCTCTACGCCTTCCTGTCCGAGAACTTCAAGAAGAGCTTCCAGAACGTGCTGTGCCTCAAGAAGGTGGGCGGCTTGGACAAGGCCGAGCGCAGCGACAGCCGGCAGGACAAGTCTCGTGTGATGGCCGACCCCACGGAAACGCAAAGTACTCTCCTGAACGGGGACCTGCAGACCAGCATCTGA
- the LOC129170982 gene encoding ubiquitin carboxyl-terminal hydrolase 22 isoform X2, whose protein sequence is MSPAGCSHVNGYKVDNWKQNLRVIYQCFVWSGTAETRRRKAKSCICHMCGAHLNRLHSCLYCVFFGCFTKKHIHEHAKNKRHNLAIDLLYGGIYCFVCQDYIYDKDMEQIAKEEQRKAWKLQGTGEKYTTWEPTKRELELLRHNPKRRKITTNCTIGLRGLINLGNTCFMNCIVQALTHTPLLRDFFLSDRHKCEMQSNSCLVCEMSQLFQEFYSGHRSPHIPFRLLHLVWTHARHLAGYEQQDAHEFLIAALDVLHRHCKGDAMRDNDNGKKATNPNHCNCIIDQIFTGGLQSDVTCQVCHGVSTTIDPFWDISLDLPGSSTPFWPLSPGGDGGTVNGESHQSGSTTLTDCLRRFTRPEHLGSSAKIKCGGCHSYQESTKQLTMKKLPIVACFHLKRFEHSAKLRRKITTYVSFPLELDMTPFMASSKESRMNGQYQQTVDVLNNDNKYSLFAVVNHQGTLESGHYTSFIRQHKDQWFKCDDAIITKASIKDVLDSEGYLLFYHKQFLEYE, encoded by the exons GCCAAGTCCTGTATCTGTCACATGTGTGGTGCCCATCTGAACAGACTCCACTCTTGTCTCTACTGCGTCTTTTTCGGCTGTTTTACCAAGAAACACATCCACGAGCACGCCAAAAACAAGAGACACAATCTAG CTATAGACTTATTATACGGCGGAATatattgttttgtgtgtcaAGACTACATATACGACAAAGATATGGAGCAGATTGCCAAAGAGGAACAGAGGAAAGCTTGGAAATTGCAAG GCACCGGTGAGAAATACACGACGTGGGAGCCCACCAAGCGCGAGCTAGAATTATTACGACACAATCCAAAGCGGAGGAAAATCACTACAAACTGTACCATAG GTTTACGAGGGTTAATAAATCTGGGCAACACGTGTTTCATGAACTGCATCGTCCAGGCCCTCACGCACACGCCGCTGCTGCGAGACTTCTTCCTCTCCGACAGACACAAGTGCGAGATGCAATCCAACTCCTGTCTGGTGTGCGAGATGTCTCAGCTCTTTCAGGAG TTCTACTCGGGCCACCGATCGCCTCACATTCCCTTCCGACTGCTGCACTTGGTGTGGACTCACGCACGCCACCTGGCAGGCTACGAGCAGCAGGACGCCCACGAGTTCCTCATCGCGGCGCTGGACGTCCTCCACAGGCACTGCAAAGGGGACGCCATGA GAGACAATGACAACGGCAAGAAGGCCACTAATCCAAACCACTGTAACTGCATCATTGACCAAATCTTCACCGGGGGGCTCCAGTCGGACGTTACCTGTCAGGTTTGCCA TGGGGTTTCCACAACGATAGACCCCTTCTGGGACATAAGTTTGGACCTGCCCGGCTCATCCACGCCCTTCTGGCCCCTCAGCCCCGGAGGGGATGGCGGCACGGTGAATGGGGAGAGTCACCAGTCGGGGTCCACGACGCTCACAGACTGCCTGCGCAG GTTTACGCGGCCCGAGCACCTCGGAAGCAGTGCCAAGATCAAGTGTGGCGGTTGCCATAGTTACCAGGAGTCCACCAAACAGCTGACGATGAAGAAGCTGCCAATTGTAGCGTGTTTCCATCTCAAA CGGTTCGAGCACTCTGCCAAACTGCGGCGGAAGATCACTACGTACGTTTCCTTTCCTCTAGAATTGGACATGACGCCCTTCATGGCATCCAG CAAAGAGAGCAGAATGAACGGCCAGTATCAGCAGACGGTGGACGTGTTAAACAACGACAATAA GTATTCCTTGTTTGCGGTGGTCAACCACCAGGGCACGCTAGAGAGCGGCCACTACACCAGCTTCATCCGCCAGCACAAGGAccagtggttcaaatgtgacgaCGCCATTATCACCAAGGCCAGCATCAAAGACGTGCTTGATAGTGAAGG GTATCTCTTATTCTACCATAAACAGTTCCTGGAGTACGAGTAG
- the LOC129170982 gene encoding ubiquitin carboxyl-terminal hydrolase 22 isoform X1, with the protein MSPAGCSHVNGYKVDNWKQNLRVIYQCFVWSGTAETRRRKVLQSDAGWTELAKSCICHMCGAHLNRLHSCLYCVFFGCFTKKHIHEHAKNKRHNLAIDLLYGGIYCFVCQDYIYDKDMEQIAKEEQRKAWKLQGTGEKYTTWEPTKRELELLRHNPKRRKITTNCTIGLRGLINLGNTCFMNCIVQALTHTPLLRDFFLSDRHKCEMQSNSCLVCEMSQLFQEFYSGHRSPHIPFRLLHLVWTHARHLAGYEQQDAHEFLIAALDVLHRHCKGDAMRDNDNGKKATNPNHCNCIIDQIFTGGLQSDVTCQVCHGVSTTIDPFWDISLDLPGSSTPFWPLSPGGDGGTVNGESHQSGSTTLTDCLRRFTRPEHLGSSAKIKCGGCHSYQESTKQLTMKKLPIVACFHLKRFEHSAKLRRKITTYVSFPLELDMTPFMASSKESRMNGQYQQTVDVLNNDNKYSLFAVVNHQGTLESGHYTSFIRQHKDQWFKCDDAIITKASIKDVLDSEGYLLFYHKQFLEYE; encoded by the exons GCCAAGTCCTGTATCTGTCACATGTGTGGTGCCCATCTGAACAGACTCCACTCTTGTCTCTACTGCGTCTTTTTCGGCTGTTTTACCAAGAAACACATCCACGAGCACGCCAAAAACAAGAGACACAATCTAG CTATAGACTTATTATACGGCGGAATatattgttttgtgtgtcaAGACTACATATACGACAAAGATATGGAGCAGATTGCCAAAGAGGAACAGAGGAAAGCTTGGAAATTGCAAG GCACCGGTGAGAAATACACGACGTGGGAGCCCACCAAGCGCGAGCTAGAATTATTACGACACAATCCAAAGCGGAGGAAAATCACTACAAACTGTACCATAG GTTTACGAGGGTTAATAAATCTGGGCAACACGTGTTTCATGAACTGCATCGTCCAGGCCCTCACGCACACGCCGCTGCTGCGAGACTTCTTCCTCTCCGACAGACACAAGTGCGAGATGCAATCCAACTCCTGTCTGGTGTGCGAGATGTCTCAGCTCTTTCAGGAG TTCTACTCGGGCCACCGATCGCCTCACATTCCCTTCCGACTGCTGCACTTGGTGTGGACTCACGCACGCCACCTGGCAGGCTACGAGCAGCAGGACGCCCACGAGTTCCTCATCGCGGCGCTGGACGTCCTCCACAGGCACTGCAAAGGGGACGCCATGA GAGACAATGACAACGGCAAGAAGGCCACTAATCCAAACCACTGTAACTGCATCATTGACCAAATCTTCACCGGGGGGCTCCAGTCGGACGTTACCTGTCAGGTTTGCCA TGGGGTTTCCACAACGATAGACCCCTTCTGGGACATAAGTTTGGACCTGCCCGGCTCATCCACGCCCTTCTGGCCCCTCAGCCCCGGAGGGGATGGCGGCACGGTGAATGGGGAGAGTCACCAGTCGGGGTCCACGACGCTCACAGACTGCCTGCGCAG GTTTACGCGGCCCGAGCACCTCGGAAGCAGTGCCAAGATCAAGTGTGGCGGTTGCCATAGTTACCAGGAGTCCACCAAACAGCTGACGATGAAGAAGCTGCCAATTGTAGCGTGTTTCCATCTCAAA CGGTTCGAGCACTCTGCCAAACTGCGGCGGAAGATCACTACGTACGTTTCCTTTCCTCTAGAATTGGACATGACGCCCTTCATGGCATCCAG CAAAGAGAGCAGAATGAACGGCCAGTATCAGCAGACGGTGGACGTGTTAAACAACGACAATAA GTATTCCTTGTTTGCGGTGGTCAACCACCAGGGCACGCTAGAGAGCGGCCACTACACCAGCTTCATCCGCCAGCACAAGGAccagtggttcaaatgtgacgaCGCCATTATCACCAAGGCCAGCATCAAAGACGTGCTTGATAGTGAAGG GTATCTCTTATTCTACCATAAACAGTTCCTGGAGTACGAGTAG